A DNA window from Leishmania panamensis strain MHOM/PA/94/PSC-1 chromosome 27 sequence contains the following coding sequences:
- a CDS encoding protein kinase, putative (TriTrypDB/GeneDB-style sysID: LpmP.27.2490): protein MSLNTDYEVERYSFVAGCQVEVCRCTHRSTGAKRAVKIYHTTSMDSRRVAMAVEEGTLAKSLPVAPQLVRVFDVYAEAERVSIVMEYMECGSLYQRLTTRGPLAEAEARAVTRHLLTGLALLHAHNIMHRDIKPENVFLRTTTSSSSGLCGTAAKTASAMTTMVAIGDFGFATRRIPHEELVGSPQYSAPELALIALQHRHSRAVAAPPISARPLYNEKCDVWSAGVVVFVMFTGLLPFDGPTPEEVFTAVVRNAVPFHKVLPDRMSPSAKAFIQALLTPNPSKRPSAKEALRHAWLTG from the coding sequence atgTCCCTCAACACGGACTATGAGGTGGAGCGCTACTCGTTCGTGGCGGGGTGCCAGGTGGaggtgtgccgctgcacacaccgcagcaccggtgcCAAGCGTGCCGTGAAGATATACCACACCACATCAATGGACAGCCGACGCGTCGCTATGGCAGTGGAAGAGGGCACGTTGGCCAAGTCACTCccagtggcgccgcagcttGTGCGCGTCTTCGACGTCTATGCGGAAGCGGAACGCGTATCGATTGTGATGGAGTACATGGAGTGCGGCTCCCTCTACCAACGGCTCACCACTCGCGGCCCCCTAGCGGAGGCCGAGGCTCGTGCTGTGACACGGCACCTCCTCACTGGTCTTGCCCTCCTGCATGCCCACAACATCATGCACCGCGACATCAAGCCCGAAAATGTGTTcctgcgcaccaccaccagcagtagcagcggtCTTTGTGGCACAGCCGCCAAGACCGCCTCTGCAATGACGACGATGGTGGCCATTGGCGACTTCGGCTTCGCCACACGTCGAATTCCGCACGAGGAGCTCGTCGGGTCTCCGCAGTACAGCGCGCCGGAGCTGGCGCTCATCGCGCTTCAGCAtcgccacagccgcgccgtcgccgcgccgcccaTCTCAGCACGTCCGCTGTACAACGAAAAGTGCGACGTGTGGTCGGCTGGTGTAGTGGTCTTCGTGATGTTCACCGGCCTTCTACCCTTCGACGGTCCCACCCCTGAGGAGGTCTttacggcggtggtgcgcaaCGCCGTCCCCTTCCACAAGGTGCTACCTGACCGGATGAGCCCCTCTGCCAAGGCGTTCATacaggcgctgctgacgccgaACCCGTCAAAGCGACCATCGGCCAAGGAAGCACTGCGGCACGCGTGGCTGACAGGTTGA